A single region of the Streptomyces sp. NBC_01381 genome encodes:
- a CDS encoding glycoside hydrolase family 6 protein, with the protein MHRLLRTFTALTALTALTALGLTGCSSGSGSGSGKEKPAADAGPSTAADRPPESAFWVDPKSAAARQVEQWEQEGRPQDAAALKRISERPMAVWPAGDNPAPDIKAAVDGAAQSNRTAVFVAYNIPHRDCGQHSAGGAHSSDFYRQWIDKFAGTIGDRPALVILEPDAIPHIVDGCTPGEYHADRYQLLSEAIQRFKQQPRVKVYLDAGNPGWIDQAAKLTEPLRQAGIDRADGFSLNVSNFQNDETIKAYGRSLSGTVGGKHFVMDTSRNGKGPLAGDREDAWCNPPGRGLGTPPTDKTGDALLDAVLWIKRPGDSDGPCRGGPEAGQWWPDYALGLALNAKGA; encoded by the coding sequence ATGCACCGGCTGCTCCGCACGTTCACGGCACTCACGGCCCTCACGGCCCTCACGGCCCTCGGGCTCACGGGCTGCTCGTCCGGCTCCGGGTCCGGCTCCGGCAAGGAGAAGCCGGCCGCCGACGCGGGCCCCTCCACCGCCGCCGACCGGCCTCCCGAAAGCGCCTTCTGGGTCGACCCGAAGAGCGCCGCGGCCCGGCAGGTCGAGCAGTGGGAGCAGGAGGGGCGCCCCCAGGACGCCGCCGCGCTCAAGCGGATCTCCGAGCGGCCGATGGCGGTGTGGCCCGCGGGCGACAACCCGGCGCCCGACATCAAGGCCGCCGTCGACGGTGCCGCACAGAGCAACCGCACCGCCGTGTTCGTCGCGTACAACATCCCGCACCGCGACTGCGGCCAGCACTCCGCGGGCGGCGCGCACAGCTCCGACTTCTACCGCCAGTGGATCGACAAGTTCGCGGGGACGATCGGGGACCGCCCGGCCCTCGTCATCCTGGAGCCCGACGCGATCCCGCACATCGTGGACGGCTGCACGCCCGGCGAGTATCACGCCGACCGCTACCAACTGCTCTCCGAAGCCATCCAGCGGTTCAAGCAGCAGCCCCGGGTGAAGGTCTATCTGGACGCGGGCAACCCCGGCTGGATCGACCAGGCGGCCAAGCTCACCGAACCGCTCCGGCAGGCCGGCATCGACCGGGCCGACGGCTTCTCGCTGAATGTCTCCAACTTCCAGAACGACGAGACGATCAAGGCGTACGGCCGCAGCCTGTCGGGAACGGTCGGCGGGAAACACTTCGTGATGGACACCAGCCGCAACGGCAAGGGTCCGCTGGCCGGCGACCGCGAGGACGCCTGGTGCAATCCGCCGGGCCGGGGCCTCGGCACCCCGCCCACGGACAAGACGGGCGACGCGCTGCTCGACGCGGTCCTGTGGATCAAGCGCCCCGGCGACTCGGACGGACCGTGCCGGGGCGGCCCGGAGGCCGGCCAGTGGTGGCCCGACTACGCGCTGGGCCTCGCGCTCAACGCCAAGGGCGCCTGA
- a CDS encoding DUF5937 family protein: MPYQLHFGQDDLLRCRFAISPLWETQEAVRTLKRPDRHGYHPQWLRRIRGAGARLDLAAVWLLMPRRGHCPDFLGPPPIGPAATFDEEIAAVRATDPEVALDDMARALDCTPGAAASPLGRALVGDPARAVRELADVMEAAWHALIEPDWPRLRTLLEADVAFHSRRLAEVGLGGLLSELDPRLSWNAGTLAVDWNGEHVRDLRGEGLVLMPSVFTWPDVVGGHDPPWQPTIAYPARGLAGLWAGPGERTPEALVRLLGRGRATVLAALGDPATTSALAHRLGLAPSSVSAHLGTLRDAGLLVSRRYGHQVLYERTPLGIALASGGI; the protein is encoded by the coding sequence ATGCCGTATCAATTGCACTTCGGGCAGGACGACCTGCTGCGCTGCCGGTTCGCGATCTCGCCCCTGTGGGAGACGCAGGAGGCCGTGCGCACCCTCAAGCGCCCCGACCGGCACGGCTACCACCCGCAGTGGCTGCGGCGGATCCGCGGGGCGGGTGCGCGGCTCGACCTCGCGGCGGTCTGGCTCCTGATGCCGCGCCGCGGGCACTGCCCCGACTTCCTCGGGCCGCCGCCGATCGGGCCCGCGGCCACCTTCGATGAGGAGATCGCGGCCGTGCGCGCGACGGACCCGGAGGTCGCGCTCGACGACATGGCCCGTGCCCTGGACTGCACGCCGGGGGCGGCGGCCAGCCCGCTGGGGCGCGCGCTCGTCGGCGATCCGGCGCGCGCGGTGCGGGAGCTCGCGGACGTCATGGAGGCCGCCTGGCACGCCCTGATCGAGCCGGACTGGCCCCGCCTTCGCACCCTCTTGGAGGCCGACGTGGCCTTCCACTCGCGCCGCCTCGCCGAGGTCGGGCTCGGCGGGCTCCTGAGCGAGCTCGACCCGCGGCTCAGCTGGAACGCGGGGACGCTCGCCGTGGACTGGAACGGCGAGCATGTGCGCGATCTGCGGGGCGAGGGCCTGGTCCTGATGCCGAGCGTCTTCACCTGGCCCGACGTGGTCGGCGGGCACGACCCGCCGTGGCAGCCGACCATCGCCTATCCCGCACGCGGCCTCGCCGGGCTCTGGGCGGGGCCCGGCGAACGTACGCCCGAAGCACTCGTACGCCTCCTCGGCCGCGGCCGGGCGACCGTCCTCGCCGCGCTCGGCGACCCCGCCACCACCTCGGCCCTCGCCCACCGCCTGGGCCTGGCCCCGTCATCCGTGTCCGCGCACCTGGGCACGTTGCGCGACGCGGGTCTGCTGGTCTCGCGGCGGTACGGGCATCAGGTCCTGTACGAGCGGACGCCGCTGGGCATCGCGCTGGCGAGTGGCGGCATCTGA
- a CDS encoding MFS transporter: protein MPEEKPTGYRRVFAVREFRTVFLAHALSLLGVIVSEVALTVLVYSLTGSPLLSALTFALGMLPYLIGGTLLSGIADRYPPRRVLVLCDLLCAGCAALMALPATPVFALLALRCVIAVVSPVFNGTRMATLTDILGDGDLFVLGRSLLRIVSQSSVLVGFGLGGVLLTFVPARGALVITVCTFLASALLLRLGTRRRPARGDGGSALVRYSLGGTRQILGDRRIRALLLLLWAPPMFMVAPEALAAPYADEIGVGVAGVGLLMCALPVGTIASELYAGSVLSAGTRARIALPLASVTLLPLAVYAVTPGLVWAMLALALAGAGSAYTLGLDRWFVDAVPQELRGRAMTVHTAGLMTIQGVGMALAGLAAEFFAVSTVVTGAGILGTVCCLVLVVEVRATARTAPGGSNDVRERATELRDGADQHVTGG, encoded by the coding sequence ATGCCCGAAGAGAAACCCACCGGCTACCGCCGCGTTTTCGCCGTCCGTGAGTTCCGCACCGTCTTCCTCGCGCACGCCCTCTCGCTGCTCGGCGTCATCGTCAGCGAGGTCGCGCTGACCGTCCTCGTGTACTCGCTCACCGGGTCGCCGCTGCTCAGCGCGCTCACCTTCGCGCTCGGCATGCTGCCCTACCTGATCGGGGGGACGCTGCTCTCCGGGATCGCCGACCGGTATCCGCCCCGCCGGGTGCTCGTGCTCTGCGACCTCCTGTGTGCCGGGTGCGCGGCCCTGATGGCGCTGCCCGCGACGCCCGTCTTCGCGCTGCTCGCGCTGCGGTGCGTCATCGCCGTCGTCTCGCCGGTCTTCAACGGGACGCGGATGGCGACCCTCACCGACATCCTCGGGGACGGCGATCTGTTCGTGCTCGGGCGCTCCCTGCTGCGGATCGTCTCGCAGAGCTCCGTGCTCGTCGGCTTCGGCCTCGGCGGCGTGCTGCTCACCTTCGTGCCCGCGCGCGGGGCACTCGTCATCACCGTCTGTACGTTCCTGGCGTCGGCGCTGCTCCTGCGGCTCGGCACGCGGCGCAGGCCCGCCCGCGGGGACGGTGGCTCAGCGCTCGTCCGCTACTCCCTCGGCGGCACGCGGCAGATCCTCGGCGACCGCCGGATCCGGGCGCTGCTGCTCCTGCTCTGGGCACCGCCGATGTTCATGGTCGCCCCGGAGGCGCTCGCCGCCCCGTACGCCGACGAGATCGGCGTCGGCGTCGCGGGCGTCGGCCTGCTGATGTGCGCGCTGCCGGTCGGCACGATCGCGAGCGAGCTGTACGCCGGGTCCGTGCTCTCCGCGGGCACCCGTGCCCGCATCGCCCTGCCGCTCGCCTCCGTCACACTGCTGCCGCTCGCCGTGTACGCCGTGACGCCGGGCCTGGTCTGGGCGATGCTCGCCCTCGCGCTCGCCGGGGCCGGGTCCGCGTACACCCTGGGCCTCGACCGCTGGTTCGTCGACGCCGTGCCGCAGGAGCTGCGCGGGCGGGCCATGACCGTGCACACGGCCGGGCTCATGACGATCCAGGGGGTCGGCATGGCGCTCGCCGGTCTTGCCGCCGAGTTCTTCGCGGTGAGCACGGTCGTGACGGGCGCGGGCATCCTGGGCACGGTGTGCTGCCTGGTCCTGGTGGTGGAAGTCCGGGCCACGGCCCGTACCGCTCCCGGCGGATCCAATGACGTACGGGAACGGGCGACCGAATTGCGAGACGGGGCTGACCAGCATGTGACCGGCGGGTAA